The following proteins come from a genomic window of Pelagicoccus albus:
- a CDS encoding energy transducer TonB, translating into MNFSPKEQPLQILKWLLSMALGVGVALLLFGLMIRLVSSGNALTGESPDIGSVNFVRLKIEEQVKVKERRRPEEPPPPKKPPPPKRMEVEQVEQPDTPTPEITIPNLNIPSVSGTGASIGGFGLAANQGAGDRNSRTMLRSRIDPVYPQQAAMDGLEGYVEMRVTIGKEGSPTDVEVLDYSDRVFVNPARRAIFRWRWEPAYENGEPVEWTWVIKMPFTLNN; encoded by the coding sequence ATGAATTTTTCGCCCAAAGAACAACCATTGCAGATCCTGAAGTGGCTACTCTCCATGGCGCTTGGCGTCGGAGTGGCCCTGCTTCTCTTCGGATTGATGATTCGCCTCGTTAGCTCGGGTAACGCGTTGACCGGAGAAAGCCCTGATATCGGCTCAGTCAATTTCGTGCGTCTCAAGATTGAGGAGCAGGTCAAGGTCAAGGAGCGCCGCCGTCCGGAAGAGCCTCCCCCACCCAAGAAACCACCCCCACCAAAACGCATGGAAGTGGAGCAAGTCGAACAACCCGACACGCCCACTCCAGAGATCACCATTCCAAATCTCAATATCCCTTCCGTATCCGGTACAGGAGCCTCCATCGGCGGTTTCGGATTGGCTGCCAACCAAGGCGCTGGTGACCGAAACTCGCGTACTATGCTGCGCAGCCGCATAGATCCTGTCTATCCGCAGCAAGCAGCCATGGACGGACTGGAAGGCTACGTCGAAATGCGTGTCACCATCGGCAAGGAGGGATCTCCCACCGATGTCGAAGTTCTCGACTACAGCGACCGCGTTTTCGTCAACCCAGCTAGAAGAGCGATCTTCCGCTGGAGATGGGAGCCCGCCTACGAGAACGGAGAACCGGTGGAATGGACATGGGTAATCAAAATGCCCTTCACGCTAAACAATTAG
- a CDS encoding glycosyltransferase produces MSGRLLFDITKASKQSHYSGVLRVSKCLKEELSKVLEDELVEVIWSDRKQTFRAPAIGRDFSVEAEDVLLTAELFSEAERPGIEAFLRSSSCRAYAIFHDAIPLRFPEFTWPHSVQRHPSYMKMLSLFDGVFGVSQHSSIVLEEYWEWLGYEYSPSVKSIQLGADGLFPEPFKPLVKEGESFDVLMLGIIEKRKGNDLALDACSRLWDEGLDFDLHVVGRANPYFGRDIERRMKRMAKSGRPITLHGHLDDDGLKALIPQMDLLLFASRAEGCGLPVLESLWSGLPVLSSKLPPVKESARFGGCSFFKPDDSVDLAGQLKRLVQNRNLVTELRHGINTEMLPTWKLTASEVIETIKPAGVLTC; encoded by the coding sequence ATGTCCGGTCGTCTTTTATTCGATATCACCAAAGCCAGTAAACAGTCCCACTATTCGGGAGTGCTCCGAGTTTCCAAGTGTCTAAAAGAAGAGCTTTCCAAAGTTCTGGAAGACGAATTGGTGGAAGTCATTTGGAGCGACAGAAAGCAGACTTTTCGAGCTCCAGCGATCGGACGAGATTTTTCGGTGGAGGCGGAAGATGTGCTCCTTACCGCGGAATTGTTCAGTGAGGCTGAACGACCGGGGATAGAAGCCTTTTTGCGATCTTCCTCCTGCCGGGCGTATGCGATTTTTCATGACGCTATCCCTCTCAGGTTTCCTGAATTTACATGGCCGCATAGCGTGCAACGTCATCCCAGCTACATGAAAATGCTCAGCCTCTTCGATGGCGTGTTTGGAGTTTCGCAGCATAGTTCGATCGTTTTGGAGGAATATTGGGAATGGTTGGGCTACGAATATTCTCCTTCCGTTAAATCAATTCAATTGGGCGCGGATGGCCTTTTCCCGGAGCCATTCAAACCTTTGGTCAAAGAGGGTGAGAGTTTCGATGTGCTGATGCTGGGCATCATTGAAAAGAGGAAAGGCAACGACCTGGCTCTAGATGCCTGTAGCCGTCTTTGGGATGAAGGGTTAGACTTCGATCTACACGTTGTAGGGCGTGCCAATCCCTATTTTGGGCGGGATATCGAGCGTCGAATGAAGCGTATGGCGAAATCTGGGCGCCCTATCACGCTGCACGGTCATTTGGATGACGATGGGCTAAAAGCTCTTATCCCTCAGATGGATTTGTTACTATTCGCATCACGGGCAGAAGGCTGCGGCCTACCGGTTCTAGAGTCGCTCTGGAGCGGTTTGCCCGTATTGAGCTCCAAACTACCTCCAGTGAAAGAAAGTGCGCGTTTTGGGGGCTGCTCGTTCTTTAAGCCAGATGACTCGGTCGACTTGGCGGGCCAGCTGAAGCGTCTGGTTCAGAATCGGAATCTTGTTACGGAGTTAAGGCACGGAATAAACACAGAAATGCTTCCGACTTGGAAACTGACTGCGAGCGAGGTCATCGAGACAATAAAGCCTGCCGGTGTCTTGACCTGCTAG
- a CDS encoding tetratricopeptide repeat protein: MKHKLLRLFLIGTALLGTELAYSQSFENDRIYNAYLKIQEATVAGEFEVALEGINKLANYKTADVETAAILRARGFILLNMDRGNETINDFQTAIDLDVLNVQMEQEMRYVIANLLASAEEWQKSYDVFQTWLNIANSEIAEQEGLPKPDVDAYSLGAAIASNCDDFPFAIDCTEKAIQISPEPKRELYNLLIALHFQNSDLKKAVESLQRALAAFPDDNEFWKTLSSIYQLLQEDKEALAALVIAYDEDMMTKKEEYLLLGRFYMFNKMPFNGAEVISTGLERGVLTESKENLELLSQAWFSAREFENSLEVLKKIVHSTGDEEATLRATQILIDQEKHQQALELLDIGLNNEEVEDLGNLYKLQGYAYYGLKQYAKAVEAFTKAGTADPEDKPDYDQWIDYLKTEFLAQAD; the protein is encoded by the coding sequence ATGAAGCATAAGCTACTCAGACTCTTTTTGATCGGAACCGCCCTCCTCGGGACGGAATTGGCCTACTCGCAATCTTTCGAAAACGACCGTATCTACAACGCCTACCTGAAAATCCAGGAAGCCACCGTAGCGGGAGAATTCGAGGTAGCCCTCGAGGGAATCAACAAACTGGCCAACTACAAAACGGCCGACGTAGAGACCGCCGCCATCCTGCGAGCCAGAGGCTTTATCCTACTCAACATGGACCGCGGGAACGAGACGATCAACGACTTCCAGACCGCGATCGACCTCGATGTCCTCAACGTGCAGATGGAGCAGGAAATGCGATACGTGATTGCCAATTTGCTGGCCTCTGCCGAGGAATGGCAAAAGTCCTACGATGTTTTCCAAACGTGGCTCAACATAGCCAACTCGGAAATCGCCGAACAAGAAGGCCTTCCAAAGCCCGATGTAGACGCCTACTCGCTCGGCGCGGCGATCGCCAGTAATTGTGACGACTTCCCCTTTGCCATCGATTGTACGGAAAAAGCGATCCAGATCAGCCCCGAGCCGAAGCGGGAGCTCTACAACCTGCTCATTGCGCTGCACTTTCAAAACAGCGACCTCAAAAAGGCGGTTGAATCTCTACAACGAGCTCTCGCTGCTTTCCCCGACGACAACGAATTCTGGAAGACTCTTTCCAGCATTTACCAGTTGCTCCAAGAGGATAAAGAAGCGCTCGCCGCATTGGTCATCGCCTATGACGAGGACATGATGACTAAGAAGGAAGAATATCTCCTGCTGGGTCGATTCTACATGTTCAACAAGATGCCCTTCAACGGCGCGGAAGTCATCTCCACTGGTTTGGAGCGCGGAGTACTCACCGAGTCTAAGGAAAACTTGGAATTGCTCTCCCAAGCGTGGTTCTCGGCCCGCGAGTTTGAGAATTCACTCGAGGTTCTCAAAAAAATTGTCCACTCCACTGGAGATGAGGAGGCCACACTACGAGCAACTCAGATTCTGATCGACCAAGAGAAGCACCAGCAGGCCCTCGAACTGTTGGACATCGGCTTAAACAACGAAGAAGTCGAGGACCTAGGTAATCTGTATAAGCTCCAAGGATACGCCTACTATGGCTTAAAGCAGTACGCCAAAGCAGTCGAAGCCTTCACCAAGGCGGGAACGGCGGATCCTGAGGATAAGCCCGACTACGACCAGTGGATCGACTACTTGAAGACAGAATTCCTGGCTCAAGCTGATTAA
- a CDS encoding ExbD/TolR family protein: MARRSRQRKEEQSIDITPMLDVVFIMLIFFIVTTSFVKETGIQVTRPEALTAELKERGNILVGIRENGEVWINKSHVEMNAIQTIIERLRAENPEGETVIVADKAADNAVLTQVMQQLARAGIGQVSIAAESRE, from the coding sequence ATGGCCCGTCGCAGCAGACAACGCAAAGAAGAGCAGTCGATCGATATCACGCCCATGTTGGACGTGGTCTTCATCATGCTGATCTTCTTCATCGTCACGACTTCTTTCGTGAAGGAAACCGGCATCCAAGTCACTCGTCCCGAAGCGCTAACCGCCGAGCTCAAGGAGCGAGGAAACATACTCGTGGGTATCCGCGAGAACGGAGAAGTTTGGATCAACAAGTCGCATGTCGAAATGAACGCGATCCAAACCATCATCGAGCGACTTCGCGCCGAAAACCCCGAAGGTGAAACCGTAATCGTAGCGGACAAAGCTGCCGACAACGCGGTCCTCACCCAAGTCATGCAACAACTGGCTCGAGCTGGCATAGGGCAAGTATCCATAGCCGCCGAGTCGAGAGAGTAA
- a CDS encoding ExbD/TolR family protein gives MSLKHRKHKKEESEIDITPMLDVVFIMLIFFIVTTSFVKEKGIEVASPSSNASVKSDKGNIVIELDSAGTILVNKKAVSLEAVRPNVERLLAEMPDASVILASQKGSQVNDLVVIVDQARQAGASQVSLASTE, from the coding sequence ATGAGCCTCAAACACCGAAAACACAAAAAGGAAGAATCCGAGATCGATATCACGCCCATGCTGGACGTGGTCTTCATCATGTTGATCTTCTTCATCGTCACCACCTCTTTCGTGAAGGAAAAAGGCATCGAGGTCGCGAGCCCATCAAGCAACGCGTCCGTGAAGAGCGACAAGGGAAACATCGTAATCGAATTGGATAGTGCCGGCACGATTCTGGTGAACAAGAAGGCCGTTTCTCTAGAGGCTGTAAGACCTAATGTGGAACGCCTCCTCGCAGAAATGCCCGATGCATCCGTGATCCTCGCCTCCCAAAAAGGCAGCCAGGTCAATGACTTGGTTGTGATCGTCGACCAAGCGCGACAAGCGGGAGCCAGCCAAGTCTCCCTAGCCTCCACCGAGTAA
- a CDS encoding alpha/beta hydrolase family protein, translated as MIKRLVLLLTLAFISASSVHSRPGVPVETLFKKPEFAAFQVSPNGEYLAVLAPYERRLNIHIIELATMSFSRITAVKDTDIAGFSWITDDRLFFQMDNGGDEYYGTFAVDRDGGNPTTIMPMLSDDASFSIPRYTRVIDLLDDQPDYVLVANNESRADYPDLYLLDIHTGRKKIFLSNPGNVTGWMTDQNGVVRVGLVRDTSTSDKIKGSFIYRSGPDDEFHQVFPYAEEDKWRVVPLAFDHDGKTMYVHARPDGAKVEGIYTFDPEAKELGEMILQDDTYDAGGVVVSDFTKKLAGYGINREKPEFIWVDEEKSQIQTAMDNAFPDTINSPSSMSDDETVMVYVSTSARQPAYYNLISLRGGTLKLTPLGYSREWIKPETQSEQEPYTFEARDGTILHGYIWFPPNSDRKNLPLIVNPHGGPNARDSYGWDPRVQFFTTRGFAVLQVNFRGSDGYGIDFVKAGHKKWWYEMQYDVRDAVQWAIDQGYVDEKKIGVYGGSYGGYATMAQLTKYPELYNFGINVVGVVDSEEMLKYEKATSDSAFAFWQSRIGKLKEDIDMVRESSPINHIEKLDDPVFIIHGVRDPRVPIKQAELLRTAMKKNKKKFEWLVKRNEGHGFRKEENVFTEFNQIEDFIAPFMKKWGMK; from the coding sequence ATGATAAAAAGATTAGTCCTCCTGCTAACCCTCGCCTTCATCAGCGCCTCTTCGGTTCACTCTCGTCCTGGCGTCCCTGTGGAAACCCTCTTCAAAAAGCCGGAATTCGCAGCGTTTCAAGTGTCTCCAAATGGAGAATACCTCGCCGTTCTCGCTCCTTATGAGAGACGGTTGAACATTCACATCATCGAACTCGCGACGATGAGTTTCTCGCGAATCACCGCTGTGAAGGATACCGATATCGCTGGATTTAGCTGGATTACGGATGATCGTTTATTCTTCCAGATGGACAATGGCGGGGACGAATATTACGGCACCTTCGCGGTCGACCGGGATGGCGGTAATCCAACCACCATCATGCCAATGCTCTCAGACGATGCGAGTTTCTCCATCCCACGCTACACGAGAGTAATCGACCTCCTCGACGACCAGCCTGACTACGTTCTCGTAGCAAACAACGAGAGCCGTGCGGACTATCCAGACCTCTACCTTCTCGACATCCATACTGGCCGCAAAAAGATCTTTCTTTCCAACCCTGGCAACGTAACAGGTTGGATGACCGACCAAAATGGAGTCGTTCGAGTGGGCTTGGTTCGCGACACAAGCACCAGCGATAAGATCAAAGGCAGCTTTATCTACCGCAGCGGCCCCGACGATGAATTCCACCAAGTTTTCCCGTATGCGGAAGAGGATAAATGGAGGGTAGTCCCACTCGCTTTCGACCACGACGGCAAAACCATGTATGTGCACGCTCGCCCCGACGGGGCAAAAGTTGAGGGTATTTACACCTTTGATCCTGAAGCGAAAGAGCTGGGTGAGATGATCCTGCAGGACGACACCTACGACGCTGGCGGTGTAGTCGTTTCAGATTTCACGAAAAAACTAGCTGGTTACGGTATCAATCGCGAGAAGCCAGAGTTCATTTGGGTGGATGAGGAAAAGTCGCAGATCCAAACCGCCATGGACAATGCGTTCCCCGATACCATAAACTCTCCCAGCAGCATGAGCGACGATGAAACAGTCATGGTATACGTGTCTACCTCAGCTCGCCAACCTGCTTACTATAACCTTATCTCCTTGCGTGGAGGAACTCTGAAACTCACTCCTCTCGGCTATTCCCGCGAGTGGATAAAGCCCGAGACCCAATCCGAGCAAGAACCCTATACCTTCGAAGCGAGAGATGGCACCATCCTTCATGGATACATCTGGTTTCCGCCGAATTCGGATCGGAAAAACCTGCCTCTGATCGTGAATCCTCACGGCGGTCCAAACGCTCGCGACTCCTATGGTTGGGATCCCCGCGTACAGTTCTTCACCACTCGAGGATTCGCGGTTCTTCAGGTCAACTTCCGCGGCAGCGACGGCTACGGAATCGACTTCGTCAAAGCCGGTCACAAAAAGTGGTGGTACGAGATGCAGTACGACGTTCGTGACGCTGTGCAATGGGCCATAGACCAAGGCTATGTGGACGAAAAGAAGATCGGGGTATACGGAGGTTCCTACGGAGGTTACGCCACCATGGCTCAGCTCACAAAATATCCGGAACTCTACAATTTTGGGATCAACGTGGTAGGTGTCGTAGATTCCGAGGAGATGCTAAAATACGAAAAGGCTACCTCTGACTCAGCCTTCGCATTCTGGCAAAGCCGTATCGGAAAGCTCAAAGAGGACATCGACATGGTTCGCGAATCCTCTCCGATCAATCACATCGAAAAGCTAGACGATCCTGTATTCATAATTCACGGCGTTCGAGATCCTCGAGTACCGATCAAGCAAGCCGAGCTACTCCGCACAGCCATGAAGAAGAACAAGAAAAAGTTCGAGTGGCTGGTGAAGCGAAATGAAGGCCACGGCTTCCGCAAAGAAGAGAACGTCTTTACCGAATTCAACCAGATCGAAGACTTCATCGCACCCTTCATGAAAAAGTGGGGCATGAAATAG